In Eriocheir sinensis breed Jianghai 21 chromosome 29, ASM2467909v1, whole genome shotgun sequence, a single genomic region encodes these proteins:
- the LOC127005025 gene encoding TSC22 domain family protein 1-like isoform X2: MKMDSLQCEFPHAGHGPITPPATPTQDMSRTPTFSECSDARFASHEYARQDYVQQEYASDGYSTASSSRSNSTTSTPALSPPESPMTTPAHTPLSTTPTRPATTGRSRKDSFVYDVRLTDEQFLFFVPDFDLVKSHLMFAVREEVEVLKEKITELLDRISQLEYENMVLRQYATQEALQKIQQHHASNT, translated from the exons ATGAAGATGGACTCCCTACAGTGCGAGTTCCCCCACGCTGGCCACGGCCCCATAACGCCGCCCGCCACGCCCACGCAGGACATGTCCCGCACGCCCACCTTCTCGGAGTGCTCGGACGCGCGCTTCGCCAGCCATGAGTACGCCCGGCAAGACTACGTGCAGCAGGAGTACGCCAGCGACGGCTACTCCACCGCGTCTTCCAGCAGGTCAAACTCGACCACCTCCACGCCCGCCCTTTCCCCGCCCGAGTCCCCCATGACCACGCCCGCACACACGCCGCTCTCCACCACGCCCACCCGCCCCGCCACCACCGGCAGGAGTAGAAAAGACTCCTTCGTGTATGACGTCAGATTAACGGACGAGcagttcctcttcttcgtcccagACTTC gATCTGGTCAAGTCCCACCTGATGTTCGCGGtgcgggaggaggtggaggtcctCAAGGAGAAGATCACCGAGCTGCTGGACCGCATCTCGCAGCTGGAGTACGAGAACATGGTGCTGCGGCAGTACGCGACGCAGGAGGCGCTGCAGAAGATACAGCAGCACCACGCCTCCAACACCTGA